One genomic region from Phragmites australis chromosome 1, lpPhrAust1.1, whole genome shotgun sequence encodes:
- the LOC133909399 gene encoding peroxidase 9-like — protein MSKTEAQQHSKLMASSKIILGAILIASFYLAASLAFPGHHEGAYPIGNSPNPGLSPDYYKLTCPQADEIVVSVLKKAIAKEQRIAASLLRLLFHDCFVQGCDASVLLDDTEEVISEKNAIPNKNSIRGFEVIDEIKAALEEACPHTVSCADTIALAARGSTVLSGGPYWELPLGRRDSKAANMKLANKNLPPPNATLHHLIKFFQRQGLDKVDLVALSGSHTIGMARCVSFTQRLYNQHRDNRPDITLEKRFYYTLVSTCPRTGDDNKIRPLDFVSPSKFDNSYYKLILKGKGLLNSDQVLWTGKDPEIADLVRSYAENESLFFEHYVNSIIKMGNINPLMGYNGEIRKNCRRINQEI, from the exons ATGAGCAAAACTGAAGCACAACAGCATTCAAAACTCatggcttcatccaagataattcTTGGTGCAATCTTAATTGCTTCTTTCTACTTAGCTGCCTCCCTCGCATTCCCTGGTCACCATGAGGGTGCCTATCCAATTGGTAACAGCCCAAATCCAGGTCTTTCTCCAGACTACTACAAGCTCACATGCCCACAAGCTGATGAGATTGTGGTGTCTGTACTAAAGAAGGCTATTGCAAAGGAACAAAGGATAGCCGCTTCCCTTCTCAGGCTCCTATTTCATGACTGCTTTGTTCAG GGGTGTGATGCATCAGTTCTTTtggatgacactgaggaagtcATAAGCGAGAAAAATGCTATTCCCAATAAGAATTCTATTAGGGGGTTTGAGGTTATAGATGAGATCAAAGCCGCACTTGAAGAAGCATGTCCACATACAGTCTCTTGTGCTGACACTATTGCTCTAGCAGCCAGAGGTTCAACAGTGTTG AGTGGTGGACCATATTGGGAACTTCCGCTAGGGAGGAGGGACTCAAAGGCAGCAAATATGAAGCTAGCAAATAAGAACCTTCCTCCACCAAATGCAACACTACATCATCTTATCAAGTTTTTCCAAAGGCAAGGACTCGATAAGGTGGACCTTGTGGCACTATCAG GAAGCCACACTATTGGAATGGCCAGATGTGTGAGTTTCACACAacggctctacaatcaacatagAGATAACAGACCAGACATCACGCTAGAGAAAAGGTTCTATTACACATTGGTGTCGACGTGCCCACGCACTGGTGATGATAACAAGATACGTCCACTAGATTTTGTCAGTCCTTCGAAATTTGATAACAGCTATTATAAGTTGATATTGAAGGGAAAAGGGCTTCTTAATTCAGATCAAGTTTTATGGACAGGAAAAGACCCAGAAATAGCAGATCTTGTTAGAAGCTATGCGGAAAACGAGTCATTGTTCTTCGAACATTATGTGAATTCAATAATCAAAATGGGGAACATAAACCCCCTCATGGGTTACAATGGAGAAATCCGCAAGAACTGTCGTAGGATTAATCAGGAGATCTAG
- the LOC133909408 gene encoding peroxidase 72-like has translation MAASTGCLALLCLVSALLLTGAVSGHPWGGLFPQFYDHSCPKAKEIVRSIVAQAVARETRMAASLVRLHFHDCFVKGCDASVLLDNSSSIVSEKGSNPNKNSIRGFEVVDQIKAALEAACPGTVSCADILALAARDSTVLVGGPYWDVPLGRRDSLGASIQGSNNDIPAPNNTLPTIITKFKLQGLDVVDVVALSGGHTIGMSRCTSFRQRLYNQTGNGMADSTLDVSYAAQLRQGCPRSGGDNNLFPLDFVSPAKFDNFYFKNLLVGKGLLSSDEVLLTKSAETAALVKAYAADVNLFFQHFAQSMVKMGNISPLTGSQGEIRKNCRRLNNNH, from the exons ATGGCGGCTTCCACGGGTTGCCTCGCCCTGCTATGCCTTGTTTCTGCCCTCCTCCTCACCGGCGCCGTCAGCGGCCACCCATGGGGCGGCCTGTTCCCGCAGTTCTACGACCATTCGTGCCCCAAGGCGAAGGAGATCGTAAGGTCCATCGTGGCGCAGGCCGTGGCCAGGGAGACCAGGATGGCGGCGTCCTTGGTCAGGCTGCATTTCCATGACTGCTTTGTCAAG GGGTGCGATGCGTCCGTGCTGCTGGACAACAGCAGCAGCATAGTCAGCGAGAAAGGGTCCAACCCCAACAAGAACTCCATCAGGGGGTTTGAGGTGGTCGACCAGATCAAGGCCGCCCTCGAGGCCGCCTGCCCCGgcaccgtctcctgcgccgacatcCTCGCCCTCGCCGCCCGCGACTCCACCGTGCTC GTTGGTGGCCCATACTGGGACGTGCCGCTCGGCCGGAGGGACTCGCTGGGTGCAAGCATCCAGGGCTCCAACAACGACATCCCGGCCCCCAACAACACCCTCCCAACCATCATCACCAAGTTCAAGCTCCAGGGCCTCGACGTCGTCGACGTCGTTGCCCTCTCCG GTGGTCACACCATAGGTATGTCCCGGTGCACCAGCTTCCGGCAGAGGCTGTACAACCAGACGGGCAATGGCATGGCTGACAGCACGCTGGACGTGTCCTACGCGGCGCAGCTCAGGCAGGGGTGCCCCCGCTCTGGCGGCGACAACAACCTCTTCCCCTTGGACTTCGTCAGCCCAGCCAAGTTCGACAATTTTTACTTCAAGAACCTCCTGGTCGGCAAGGGTCTCCTCAGCTCCGACGAGGTCCTGCTAACCAAGAGCGCTGAGACAGCGGCACTCGTGAAGGCATATGCGGCTgatgtcaatctcttcttccagCACTTTGCGCAGTCGATGGTGAAGATGGGCAACATCTCGCCACTGACCGGGTCACAGGGGGAGATCAGGAAGAATTGCCGGAGGCTCAACAATAACCACTGA